AACTGATGTTTATAACGATGTATTTGATATTCGTTTAGCTGAATTAAATGTCAATCCAAATGGTAAATTAGAAATTGGTTTTGACTACGGTAATGCACATACTGCAAATGACGCAGTTCTTGATCCTAAAGCAAGTAAAAACGGTTACATGATTACCTTAGAACACACTCAAGGTGAGTTCTTCGGTGGTTTCAATAAATTCGTTGCACAATATGCAACAGATTCTATGACTTCATGGAATTCTGGTCACTCACAAGGTGCATCAGTGAATAACAATGGTCATATGTTACGTTTTATTGACCACGGTGTTGTTCAATTTAGTCCAAAAGTAGAGATGATGTACACATTACTCTATGAAAAAACAGATTTAGATAACAATAAAGGTAAAACTTGGTACTCAGCAGGTATCCGCCCAATGTATAAATGGAATAAAACCATGAGCACATTGTTTGAAGTGGGCTACGACCGCGTTAAAGACCAAGCAACAGGTAAGAAAAACGACCTAGCGAAAGTGACCCTTGCACAACAATGGCAAGCCGGCGACAGCATTTGGGCGCGCCCTGCTATCCGTGTATTCGGTACTTACGGACACTGGAACGACAAATTTAACATCACAGACCGCACAAATGCAGGTTACAAAGCAAAAGATGCTGAATTTGTAGCTGGTGTACAATTTGAAGCTTGGTGGTAATCATCAACAGATGATCTCACCAAAGGTGACAGGGATTATCCCTGTCCTTATTCCCATATAACCCAAATAAAACCCTTTAATCCCCGAGGTTAATATGAAAAAAGCATTATTTTCGACCGCACTTTTGTTAACTAATATGTTTGTTGTTTTACCGAGTATGGCAAATAGTTCTGTCGGTACACCTGTTCATATTAACTCAACAGAATTAGCGCAAGTTCAATGGCAAGATATCGCCTTTGATCAAACCTTAAAAACCACCTTAACAGAGCAACAAAAACAAGCCTTTACTAATTCATTTGCCGGCATTGCCAGCCCTGTAGCCGCTTACCGTATTCCGGCAAGCCAAGGCACCGTAGAAATTGAAATCGAAAGCCCGGTATTAGAAGACCACGTTTTTGTTCCAACGGCAGTGGTTTTAGATAGCCAATTTAATGTAGCAGCCACTTACCCTTCTAGCGAATTCAAATTTAAAGAAGAAGGCGGCTTTAAAGGCAATCGCTTCGTTGCCGATTTAAATCTCACCCCGGCAGCAGGACAAGATTATTTATATTTATTGGTTTACACCACCCAACAAGATTTAGCTAAAACCACTATGGTGCCGCACCCTGCGAAAGTGTATGCGAAAGCAACAGGCAAACAACCGCCAGCCATTAATGATATTGAAGTGAAACACAGTTTAAATGGTGAAGTGATTGTAAATGCGTCCACATCAAATGGGACTAAATTTATCGGCATCCCAAGCACCATTTTCAGCGGCAATAAAGCACCAGCGCAACCGGTCGGCAATGTTCAACCGGCAGCAGCAACAAACAATAGCAAAGCGTTAAATGCACCGGTGGACAAAGATACAGAGGCCTACTTTAAACAAGCAGTAAGCAAAGCGTTAAAAGATAATGATGTAAATCGTGCATTAAATTTAGTTAACGAAGCGGAAAAATTAGGCTTAAGCTCACCGCGTAAAATCTTTTTACAACAAGTTTCCTCTAAATAGTCATCTTAATACGTCTTTTTCATTATGATGGAGTTTTGCCACCAAGCAATTGGTGGCTTTTTTATCCGAAAAGAGGCGAAGCAAAGTGCGGTCAAAAATGGCATGGTTTTGTTAGAACATCAACTTACCACGAAAAGATAATAAAAAAGGGCAAAATGCCCTTTTAAGAAAATAGCTAAAACACAAAAAACTATTCCATTTTTTTACTTAATCCGCCAGCGTGTGTTACACCGCGTGCTGCATCAACTGCTTGTGCGCAAGGATAGGTGGAAAGCAGTTTGCGTTTGGTTTGAGCGTCGTTTTCCGGAATCGCCGCCACTAAATCAACACACTGATTATAAGCGGTTTTAATGCGTTCATAATCGCCTTTTAAATAATCCACATATTCTTTGGATTTCTTATCATATTCCTGTTTAAAACTGAATCGTAATAAATTGCGCGGATGATCTGGTGCGTTATACTCATCCACCACAGTAGCTAATTCTGCCAACGTCATTTTTGCCGCATCTTCTGCTGCTTTTTTCACACCGGCAGTACCGATAATATGGCAGATCGTATGGGTGCCGAAAATACCGGTAGAACAAGCCTCTTTTTGTGCCACGAGAATTTCATCCAGTGGTAATTTCATCATTTCAGCGTTGCCTTGTTCCTCTTTTTCATGTTGCAAAGCGTATAGCGCCGGACATTCTGGATTATCTCGATTATTGTTGTAATTAATGACACATTGATGTTTGAGGAATTTATTAGTGAATGCGCGCCAATCTAAATCGCCAAATTCGTCATTGAGCTTTTTCTTTGCTTCATCCAACGCCGCTTGGCGTTTTGCTTGTTCTTCCTCGCGTTGACGTTTCGCTTCTGCGGCGCGATGCTCTTTCACTGCAGCGGAAGCTGCTTGACATTCAACATCTTGCTTAATTTTGTTGAGCGCATCACGATCTTTATTTTGTAGCGCTTCTTTGGCATCTGCGTTACATTGCTGCAATTTGCTTTCCGCTTCTGAAATATGATTTAGATAATATTCTTTATCATTATCCGAGCAAGCGTTTAACGAAACTGCCACCACGCCAATACATATCGCTAATAGATTTTTCTTCATAAAATATCCTAATCAGTTACTGTAGGTAAAATGGAAATAATCAACTTTATTTGGTGTTATTTAATAAAGCGCATAAAAAAACACATCGATGAGTAAAAATTCACCGATGTGTTTATTACGCCTATTCGTTGCCAGTTTGTCAATAGGTAAAATGGTTATCGAGAAAAATTGTTACAAAATCGACCGCACTTTAAGCACGAAATTATCCGATAAAATCCGGTTGATTTTGTGGTGCGGCTTTAATAAATGCCGGATGCACCGCCGCATTTTTCGCAATTGCCATCAGTCGAGGGTACGCGCTTAAATCGCATTTCATTCTTTCTGCATTTGCTAATTGTGGAATTAAATAACAATCCGCTAATGTCGGTTTATCGCCGAAACACCATTGGTCGTTATCTCCATATTTTTGCAATAATAGCTCTGCTGCGGTTAGCCCCTCTTTGACCCAATGATGATACCATTGTGTTTTTTGCGCTTCCGAAACGTTTAATTCATCCTGTAAATA
This portion of the [Pasteurella] aerogenes genome encodes:
- the lamB gene encoding Maltose-inducible porin; its protein translation is MNNKKTLLAAAITSALIATSASAVEFHGYARSGIGWTSGGGEQMALQANGAPKKYRLGNETETYAEFKLGQELYKDGNQSIYLDTNLAYSVDQQVDWESTSPALREINVQFKNFAEGVLPGATLWAGKRFYQRHDAHMLDYYYWDISGPGAGVEGIDLGFGKLSLAVTRNTEAGGTANYGKNRVYYLDSGTGEIKSSIVERKTDVYNDVFDIRLAELNVNPNGKLEIGFDYGNAHTANDAVLDPKASKNGYMITLEHTQGEFFGGFNKFVAQYATDSMTSWNSGHSQGASVNNNGHMLRFIDHGVVQFSPKVEMMYTLLYEKTDLDNNKGKTWYSAGIRPMYKWNKTMSTLFEVGYDRVKDQATGKKNDLAKVTLAQQWQAGDSIWARPAIRVFGTYGHWNDKFNITDRTNAGYKAKDAEFVAGVQFEAWW
- a CDS encoding maltose regulon periplasmic protein, whose translation is MKKALFSTALLLTNMFVVLPSMANSSVGTPVHINSTELAQVQWQDIAFDQTLKTTLTEQQKQAFTNSFAGIASPVAAYRIPASQGTVEIEIESPVLEDHVFVPTAVVLDSQFNVAATYPSSEFKFKEEGGFKGNRFVADLNLTPAAGQDYLYLLVYTTQQDLAKTTMVPHPAKVYAKATGKQPPAINDIEVKHSLNGEVIVNASTSNGTKFIGIPSTIFSGNKAPAQPVGNVQPAAATNNSKALNAPVDKDTEAYFKQAVSKALKDNDVNRALNLVNEAEKLGLSSPRKIFLQQVSSK